AAAGTTATTTACGCTTTTATCAATTTGtttgagttttaaattaatttatcctaagaattgaaatatatttctatacaatttttttcgtttttaatatttttatactatttttttcattcttaattttatgtttttttatagtttttaattatttaatcatttaataaattattaaaaaatatattcattaaattaatttaacatcaAACACTAGACTAAAAAGAAtgtattctaatttattataatttaagaaaagaagataGTAGGAAATTTACCttcttactatttttatttggttaacCAATGTTTTAAAAGTTGATATTTTAGAACATTACTAAATtactttgttatttatattttttttgacacatttgcataaaagttatttacttttttatcaaattgttttatttttaaattgatttatggtttatttttaaatgaatgagTCTCGCAACAAATATAacattgaactaaaataatctataataatgtaagaaaaaaaaatactaagaaaTGTATCTTATTAtccatctttatttttgttgacgAGTATcttaaaagttgaatttttaGAACATtactaaattgttttttatttatatatttatttttgtgtcacATTAGCATAGAAGTTATTTACTTTTTgtctatttgttttatttttaaattgatttatcctaaaaattgaaatatatttctatactatttttttttcattctgaatatttctatactattttttttagttttaattttatattttataatttctaattttggtcatgaaataaattatattgaagAATATTTATTAGGTAAGTCTAACAACTAGAAGaacattagataaaaataatctattataatCTATCTactataatataagaaaaaaagatattatgaaatttatcttttataaaaaaaaatttgttctcCCAAAACGGATATTTTAGTacattattaaattgattttttatttatatttatttttttgtcatgtgcataaaagttatttacttttttattgatttttttttatttttaaattgatttatgataaaaataaaaatatgtttatacacTATTCTTtacattcttaatatttttattctattttttctattcttaatttgtgcttttataatttttaattactttatcaagtaataaattattaaagaatatttataaaatgagtttaaccataaacattatataaacattagaaaaaaaattatacgataagataataagaaaattaCCTTACTATCcctctttattttgttgagAAGTTTAAGTATAAATTGTAAATaagtaaaggaaaaaatattagaaaaatttattcattagACAAGTCTAATAATACTTATTAGATGAGTtattcatatattgattagataactttatcaatatatattaaacaaatctTTTCACTAACAAATTATACTACtatattaatacacattagttaaatttattcatttacttATTAGATGAATATtgaaatacatattatataattttcttcatataaaaattatattagtatGACGAAAAACATTAGAAAGTATAaatacacattagatgagtATGTTTATACATCAATagacaacaaaatattttagatgaattattctgtacattaattaaaagagactaagaatatataatagataaatttgtttgtaCATTAATAAGAGATTAGATGAGTTTGTTTTTACATATAAGTTTATTAATAATACACTAAGTATAATAATAcacattatattaatttattcatacactaatttatattttaaaaaaatatactctaCACATTTCTCTACATATATatcctttataattttaaatttaatctataatttttacACTTGTTTTATCGGTTGTATTTTTACAATGTCTACTACTTATTATAtagacaaattaattttttaatcttataaataaaataaggaaaaaatttatttaacaattcttttttaacaacttttttaatgCATATGcaacagtttgtgattggtccatttcaaatatttttttagaataaattcaaacaaaccaataaaatagtgacacgtattatgttgtaaaaaagttgttaaaaaagaattgttaaaatatcattctcctataaataatttcttatattaattcTATTCATAACCAAATTATagacttaaatatttatttttttcaaccccTAAATCTCTTTAAATAAACTCACAAATACGTATAtacatgttttaataataaaacccACTCCAATCCAATATTCTCCAAATCCACCAGGTTGTACACacctatattaataatatttttagagtaTGAATAGTTTATATAAAAGCAGGAGGTATAATTTTGCTTTGATAGAAGGCTTCTTCCCCGAGAACATGGCCATGGCTGCTCCTTCAATCTCAAACATGTTCTTTCCCTTCCCCAAAACGTGCCAACTTACCTTCCCATTACCCCGTTACAAATTCCAAACACCTCTCACACGAACCCAAAATTCAATCAAACTAGCCACACGTGAGAGCTCCTCAAGCTCCACCGTGAGAGACCAAGAACAGGAGGAAGCAACAACGCATGACCACAGCTACAAACCAAAGCTAGAGGAACACCTGAAGCGCCTCCCTGAAGCCTGGCGCCAAATCCAAGGAGAGGACGACTGGGCCGGCCTTCTGGAGCCCATGGACCCGCTCATGCGGATGGAAATGATCCGCTACGGCGAGATGGCCCAGGCCTGCTACGACGCCTTCGACTTCGACCCCTTCTCCAAGTACTGCGGCAGCTGCAGGTTCACGTCCCGCAACTTCTTCTCCTCCCTCGAAATGCCACGCGTCGGCTACACCGTCACGCGCTACCTCTACGCAACCGCCAACATCAATCTCCCCAACTTCTTCAAGCACTCGCGCTGGTCTAAGATGTGGAGCAAGCACGCCAATTGGGCGGGCTACGTCGCCGTTTCCGACGACGCCATGACCACCCGTCTCGGCCGACGCGATATAGTCATAGCATGGCGCGGCACCGTCACGTGCCTCGAGTGGGTGGCGGACCTCATGGATTTCCTAAAACCAATCTCCTCAAACGGGATTCCGTGTCCCGATGAGACGGTGAAGGTGGAGTCAGGGTTTCTAGATCTTTACACGGATAAAGAAGAGAGTTGCGGTTACTGCAAGTTCTCGGCGCGGGAACAGGTTTTGACGGAGGTGAAGAGATTGCTGGAGATTTATAGCGACGATGAAGTGAGCATTACGATAACAGGGCATAGTTTGGGGAGTGCGTTGGCGATATTGAGCGCGTATGATATTGTGGAGACGGGAGTGAATGTTATGAGGGATAGTAGGGGTGTGGCGGTTACGGTGATGTCGTTTTCGGGGCCGCGGGTGGGGAACGTGAGGTTTAAGGAAAGGTTGGAGAGGCTGGGAGTGAAGGTGTTGAGGGTGGTGAACGTGCATGATGTGGTGCCCAAGGCTCCCGGAGTTTTGTTTAACGAGAAGTTGCCGGCGGCGGTGATGAAGGTGGCTGAGGGGCTGCCATGGAGCTACTCGCACGTTGGGGTGGAGCTGGCGCTTGACCACATGAAATCGCCGTTTCTGAATCCCAATGCTGATGCAGTCTGTGCCCATAACTTGGAAGCTCTTCTGCATCTTCTGGACGGGTCAGTTTCATCTTCAAccactttcatttcttttacctttttctgCATTAAGCTCTTCTTCTATGATTTCTTTGCTGTTTTCCTGAACCAACCAACCTTTGAGGCTAAAATAAATCATGCAGAGTCATGTTGCATATGTAATCTGCAACGGGGGTGGTAGACACATCATATGCGTGTCTTTTAATTCCCTTATGTTcttttatgtgttatatgttgcatattttcttaattgagctagtttataataataataataataataataataataataataataattattattattattattattattattattattattattattgattacaaacgatttgaaatataatcatatttatgTGCAATTTTTTGTTTGTCCTCTTACTTATATCTatgtaaaagtttttttttttaaatcaattaattgaattcatttatttaattatcaaataaaaatataaatcttttaacttagacgataaattaaaatttatcaatgtttcagaaatattttaatatcaaacttaaaaaaacaaatgaatacaATATTTTAAGTCTAGtgatcttaaattttttatatgttatatagtttttcagattcacatttgatttttaaataagtcAAATGGTATAACCAATTTAAAAGTCAACCTAAACCAATAATTGacacataattttttgtattgaaAACTTGTGTGTCGGTTGTGAAAGAAGGTATAGTTGGTAATATAATATGGTATGGCACGTTTTgtgaagaagaataaataagataatatattagTTGTAACTTATGTCGCTATTAGGTGAGATGGGGATAGATATTAGTGGGCATTGATTATTATAAGAAGCAATAACTGATGATGATATTAAAATAGTGAAAGGGATATATTTGAACTAATTAGTGATGCATGACTTGAACATTTTTGTTGGTCTTCATatagatattttgttttttaatttggtgtTTAGATTGGTAGTAATAGTTGTTTGGTGAATGATGTGCAATTAATGAAAGGAAGTGAGAATGATGTGCAGATACCATGGAAAGGGTGAAAGATTCGTGTTAGCGAGTGGTAGAGATCCTGCTCTGGTGAATAAAGGATGTGACTTCCTGAAAGACCATCACATGATTCCACCAAACTGGAGGCAAGATGCGAACAAGGGGATGATCAGAAGCAATGATGGACGTTGGATCCAGCCTGAACGACCAAACCTTTATGAGGTTCACCCTCAAGATATGCATCACCATCTCACCCAACTCGGTCTCACTTCATCTGATGCATGATGCATTCATTCATAATATTCATCATATATACAACCCTTTTGCAATAAAATTCACTTATTAATACCATCATCACAATATTACAACACTTTCACCTCATAAAACATGactgaatataaaatttaaaagttgcCTAACTTTAATAAGTTGTTAACttaaatttagatatatttatcttttgagTCATacattaacaaatttttttttttacaatttttttataatagcttatgtgattggtctgttttaaatatacaaaccaacaaaatagtaatacataatttgttgtcaaaaagttattaaaaaaagttgttaaaatatcataattcgATTTAGAGtatgttattttaacaatttttgacaacaaattatgtgttattattttattggttcgtatatttaaaatgaatcaatCGCAAACTGTTACCTAAACgattgtaaaaaaagttataaaaaaaagttattaaaaatacatttttctatttcaaaagaaaagaaaaatgttttcaagTTAAAGATAAATGAAATGATGGGACATAGATCATTATACTAAAGGATAAACTTGCCCaatcaaacttaaaataaacacaatttgATATCACAATTACCACGTAGTAAAATACCTTGTCCTAGTTTTGCAACAGTTCTCAAAGATGCTTTGCAATGTTCATCAACTTTTGTTGTTGCATAAATTGTGCAAGTATACATACACACAATAAGACAATTCATACCTAGTAACGGTGAAGTAAATTAGTTTCCTTATTAAGGGTATGTATAGACTTGTCAAATAGGCCCATATAATAAGATTTGACCCTAACCATGTGGGttgggacaaaaaaaataacagaactAAAAAGTTCTTCCATTAAAAAAGTCCACAGGATCAAATACTCGTAAAGTTCTGTGGATTATGACCAATCTatgaatttttcatatataaaataattaaaatagatgaACAAGTTCTTGTGAGTATATTTATACTTATCTAAACATTactatattttttcaaaattaaaatagttattttattaattttacttattgtttctttaaatttaatatttttcaatttaacatttttaacatttaactacttttaaaattaaaataattatttataataaaaaaataatcataaaacaaataaaaattgtttacaataaaattataatatatatatatatatatatatatatatatatatacttttgtaattaattaaaatatttattattttttattgaaaaacacACATGCACATCAGGTTTTACAGATCATCTACTAATGAAATAACTTATAGAAAATTTCATTCATcgtaatcaaataaaaattaataggtttaatacattatttagtCCCTTCTTTTGAgagtttggttcaaaatgatcccacctttgcaaaaagttcactaaggtcccatatttcattaaaaaatgtttaatatggTTCTTTTCGTAGACGTCGTTAAAATCATAACGATACAGATGCTAGCGTGGCGAAACTTGAATGAGCTGTTTACTTGGACAATTACGTCGCTTTGTGAAGTGAAATGAGTTGGCGGAAATGTTTAAAGTTGAGGttattatgtataataaaaGGGGTGGGATAGAAATGAAGTGAGTTAGTTAGGGTTCGCTCAAgttgttcactttttttttaacacattgGTTGTGGGATAAAAATGACTTCTTCTCAAGGATGTTTGTCTTGTTCCAAAACAGGGTGGGAAAAAAATTTGCAGGAGGATGATGCAAAGTGGTGATTATGCTGTGAGCAAAGTGGCGAGAAAAGAGATAATGAAATTGTCAGACAAAGGAGGAGGATTTGTGATCTGGAAATTTTAGTCCAAAAGTTACAGAACAggataaacaacaaaatcaaattaaaccctaacccctaaatTTCTACCCCCAAATTCaacagaaaatatttaaacaacaaatttataaCCCTAAAATCATCGTCAATCGAACAAAATAcgtatatttaacataaaatcaaattaaaccctaacccccaaatttATACCCCCAAAttcaatagaaaatatttaaagaacaaaTTTATAGCCCCAAAATCATCCTCAATCGAACAAACTAcgtatatttaacacaaaattaaattaaaccctaatccccaaattcaacagaaaatatttaaacaacaaatttataCCCCCAAAATTATCATAAATCGAACAAAATAcgtatatttaacacaaaatcaaattaaaccctaacctCCAAATAAAACAACAAGAACATCAACTAATTAGGCTTAGATTAGGACCACTTACCTCACATACGTACAATGTTCCAATTACACCTTCAAGGAATCAACAGCCATCACCAGTTTCACAACAACGTTGAACCCAGAAATGGCATAATCAGATaagggttttttattttaacccaGACTTAACCTATTTTacgtcattttatttttttattaaatatttacacattaaaaTGACTTCACAATGCCACGTAAGCATCGAAGTAAACAACTCATTGAGGTTTCGCCACGCTAGCATTTGCACCGTTATGATTTCAACGGTCTCTACGAAAAGGACCATATTgaactttttttaatgaaatatggaaCCTCAGtgaacttttttcaaaaatgggatcattttgaaccaaacttCCAAATGAAGgaaccaaatgatgtattaatccaaattaatataatgaagaaaagaaattatttcattaatattataaacataattattgtgattactctttttttttttagtttttctttattttaatttaaatttactttaaataatacgttataaatatcttattatcAATAACCTTTACTTTTTTaatcgtttttctttttcatttctctccTTCAACATTCTACATGTggataattatttcattaactacttcatttcaattttaacgtTTAACTTCTATTTTCTTATTACCCCTTCATCCactattatttcaaaaaaaaaactttatgattaaaattagtgattataatttattttatattaaagaaagtAACACAAAATGTATGTTCAAATATAGGATAAATgttatataaacaaaaacatattttatatatatatatatatatatatatatatatatatatatatatatatatatatatatatatatatataacataaatattatttcaataagtTTGATTTCTTGAAaaggaataattaaatattaaaaattatagtttttttctgtaaaatattattattttattgtaattgaaAGTTGCGCAATGTTCATAAACTTTTGcaacgttaatatttttattaattagcaacactcaattttttttaagtgctccaacaatcaaattatttattatttttattgtcttttattgattttattctttcttaactctataaatagataaTTCTTTCTCCATTCCAAAACACATCCCAAAAAAGTATTAtctcattcttcttttcttatttttctcctctcttcttagtttcattctctcttctcttctaaaaattatcctgggtataaactctatcagaGTTTTTTGCTAGTTTTGTGATCCTCGAATAttttcgagaagttcctgttgtatcttaggggacttgcgcaatacatCGCATATAAATCCTTAAGGACAGTGGATCTACACGCCTAAGGAAATTGCGGTTTGagattttgtaagcatttttagtacaatcttaaggacttatatTTCAATCTTGTTATTGTCAAAAGTCAAAAAGGTATGTGAATCTAactctattttattattgataattgtagtttttaattttaaatactttgtGAAAAACAATGTGATGTTTGTGCTCTTTTGGATGTTTCATGTTGTTATTCTTTGTCTTTCTAAGCAAATATGGAAGGAGAAATTTTAATAAGACGTAACAGTGAAATTTAAGGTTtccattaaattataattaagaataaattaggATTTAAGTTTCCTTCTAATTACAATCAGAAACATATTAGGAATTGAAACTCTCTTCTAATTATAATCCCTAATTAATTAGGGTTACAGTTTcctatatttaatttctattttcagtGATTATTTGGACCTTGATTAACTTTCTCGGATCAGATTTCCTAAGTGGTAATGAAATTCCTTTTGTTAGTTAGCAAGGGAAAAAGCCTTGGTTTCTTTTCCTAGAACATTTACAAGGTCCTTCATTGTGCGGATGAACCTTCTCTTCGCTAATCTCTTCTTAGTTTCGAATAATCAGAAGCTTCAAGcttctcctctttttcttctcgcGGACAACCCAACTCAGGGTATGATACTTTTCATGGGCAAAGGCAGAAGACTCGTGGCGGCAAAGACGTCGGCGTTACGATGACGCAATTCAGGTGGTGTTTTCGTCTTTCTTGGTGGCTCGCAATGACGCTTGGGTCgttcttcttctcctcttttTTTTCGTTCTGACTCGTGATTTGCAGAGGAGAGACTCCATTCTTCTTCTCTGGTTGGGGGTTGTTTCGCAGGAGAGAGGCGAACTTCGGTAACAGCGGCACTACGCTGGCAGGCCGATGGCGCTACGATGGCACGACGAGGGCGCGACCTCTTCTCTGGTTTGGTTCGTCCGCTAAAAGGAGAAGTGTTGTTCTTTACGTCGTTCTCTGATTTGGGGTTGGGGTTTTGCAAGAAATTCTGTTCTTATTCCCAAATTCTTTCTCGGTTCAATTTTGGTGGTTCCTATTTTAGGGAGTGTTGTTTGCAGGTTGTTGTTTTGATCTTAAGGTCTGAGATTAGGGcttgaatttgatttttcctAGAGTCTCTGTTCTTCACGAATCTAGTTTCTTTTTGGAGCTGAAACTGGCTTGGCCTTGGTAGTTTCCGCTTGTTGATGGTTGTCTGAGTTGCGGTAAGGGAGCTTCCGATAGTCAGGGGGTTGTAGTGACTTCCCACTTGGATTTCTTTTTGTGCCATGGGTAAATCTTGGGTTGGATTTGAATATATTGGGTTGTAGGCCTAGAGTTTACACGGTTGATTGTGGTTGGTTCAGTTTGAACCTAATTGGGTTGCTGATTCAGAGTTTGGATTATTTGGAGCCTTAGGTctgattttaaagttaaattaaagtaatggaaaataaattaactaattattgatattaattaatgaaaataaattataaagggAGAGAGACGaaaagattaataataattataattatgggAATAAAgttattgttggaaaacaggtaggcttctttatacaccaagagggggagtgaattggtgatgtttcaaaaatatgttcttttcgcaatcttgaaaacaaagtataaaactttttaaactttcttgaaatgcaagtaatcaAAAAATGTATGTAGTAAAAAAACGTAGTAGACAGCATTAGAAATAGAGTcaactggaatgtaaaagataagggatagagaaaatcatacacaggtttttatactggttcagccaacaatgcctacatctagtgtccttccacccggaagcaaatgcactataatggttgcggtttttacaaatgagaatttatagaagacctccacgtcaaaaatttaaatctcctctctaacccaaaaccaaaatatagttgcacaacaaaaccataattgcagtaagaatcccctcttctgcaatatgcaacaccactttgaacaattctcaaagtgtactatccccctgtatcacaaccgGTACAATtctagcagtcttcacaggatgccaagccttgatcacaattcagcagtcttcacaagatgccaagccttcaaatcgatcaaacagaagcaccttagTTATGTAGGTAATGATCGACAAGTGTAAGTGTACAATGTCTCCTCAATGAAtatcgttcaagaaagatcactaccgtcttcttggagaattcttggagctaagagaaatctgaaatataaatgaaattgtcagtttatcaaaagtcttagaacaaatccgtgttcagtctatttatagatttctgttaatcagtcagattctcagtcgaatgtgctactaattcagtcgactgtattatgacagttataacagttcagtcaacttagtagcctatggtcaacaaataacagaacacattcaatatagttgaccaagtcatcaatgctcaagtaacttttaaaaatatagtcgttagagtgcaagagcataacaaaattccaaatcaaacaacagatacagtcgaatatgtaaactacatagtcgacatcaaccatgtaaaacattttgaaattcttttcttctcaaaaatacacacAGCACTTatcctcaaaatctgcacaaagactttagcatagtcgaatccatttacTATGTAATCGACtatactagaactttgtcacacagttaaaagtttataaaagtgcttgtgtttttcagctttaaaacatgtgcagtaagacattttaaatgatgcaaagcacttaacacataaagcatataaacacgttccagatatatatcaaataataagcataggaacatgtaacacatttcATACATGTTTAACAGATATAACAGTTAAAATGCATACGAACATGTAAACacagcaaacaacatatgcatgttattaagcaatgtattgtcatcatcaaaaattagattgatatagaaattgtattgtcaacaatctcaacagttattactatttatttagtaaattattggaaatcaaattaatttattggaaaaagaaattactgaggtataagaaagaaaagtattgagattttaatgattaattaaagtaataatgatttagtatttttagattgagttttgattcttagaatattatagaaatttataCTAGGGTTACATAAGACTACATATTGGTGTGTAAAAGATGAAATGGGAGGTGTGGATAGTATTTAGTTTGATTATGGATTATGTTTAGTTAATTGTAAAACCAATAAGAGGGGACGAAGCGACAACTTAGAGTTCGTTGGAGTTAGGATGATGAACCCTAATTTTCATGTGTCATGCCTTTGTAATGTTtgagaaagatgaagaagaatttctctctagagaaagaaaaagaaataagatgaGGTACTTAAGTATATTTTCGTATACTTTACCTACAAATAAGAGAAGCACAACCAGGTATTTAAAACTGTGGGGGTGtaggtaattttatttaattacttcaagaaataaatttggcttttcacctaatgatgctgataaatgtgtgtactctaaatctgaaaatggtgataatgtcattatatgcttgtatgtggatgacatgttaatttttgGTATATGTAATGAGATTGTcgctagaactaaattgtttctagatcaaaattggaaattaaagacatgggtgaagccaatttgattttaggtattagaatcataaggaagggagataatatattactatctcaagaacaatacattgagaaacttcttaagaagtttgagttttatgacttaaaaccagtgagtaccccttatgatgctaattctaaattaatgaaaaatagaggagaatcattatatcagcctcagtatgcccagataattgggagcttactgcacttaatgagcttttctagacctgatattgtTTATGTAGTaagtagactgagtaggtacactcaatgtccaaatcaagaacattgggatgcacttgctaggcttatgagatacttaagaggttcaatggattatgccattgaatatagtggatttcccgctgtactagaagggtacagtggtgctaactggatctctgattcagacgAGACAAAATCCACCAGTGGTTATGcattcacacttgggggtggtgcgattacatggagatcaacCAGGCAAGCAATTATTGCTAGATCaataatgaaatttgagtttgttgctcttgagatggctggAAACGAGGCTAAgaggttgaaaaacttcttagcaaacattccactGGGAATGAAACCAACCGCATCGGTATCAATACACTGTGACTGCCAATCGACAATAACTATAgctaaaataaagaattataatggaaagaatagacatatacaatagagacataatttggtgaagcagctgctaaagagtgaaactatttccattgatta
This genomic interval from Vigna radiata var. radiata cultivar VC1973A chromosome 8, Vradiata_ver6, whole genome shotgun sequence contains the following:
- the LOC106770413 gene encoding phospholipase A1-Igamma1, chloroplastic gives rise to the protein MNSLYKSRRYNFALIEGFFPENMAMAAPSISNMFFPFPKTCQLTFPLPRYKFQTPLTRTQNSIKLATRESSSSSTVRDQEQEEATTHDHSYKPKLEEHLKRLPEAWRQIQGEDDWAGLLEPMDPLMRMEMIRYGEMAQACYDAFDFDPFSKYCGSCRFTSRNFFSSLEMPRVGYTVTRYLYATANINLPNFFKHSRWSKMWSKHANWAGYVAVSDDAMTTRLGRRDIVIAWRGTVTCLEWVADLMDFLKPISSNGIPCPDETVKVESGFLDLYTDKEESCGYCKFSAREQVLTEVKRLLEIYSDDEVSITITGHSLGSALAILSAYDIVETGVNVMRDSRGVAVTVMSFSGPRVGNVRFKERLERLGVKVLRVVNVHDVVPKAPGVLFNEKLPAAVMKVAEGLPWSYSHVGVELALDHMKSPFLNPNADAVCAHNLEALLHLLDGYHGKGERFVLASGRDPALVNKGCDFLKDHHMIPPNWRQDANKGMIRSNDGRWIQPERPNLYEVHPQDMHHHLTQLGLTSSDA